In Ensifer canadensis, a genomic segment contains:
- a CDS encoding DEAD/DEAH box helicase gives MSTFKDLGLSEHILETLSANGFEKPTPIQAQAIPLVLKGHDLIGLAQTGTGKTAAFGLPMIEKLVADGKRPDPRNIRALVLAPTRELVNQIAANLKLFVKKSPLKIGVVVGGVSINKQTEQLARGVDILVATPGRLLDLINRKAVTLTQGRYLVLDEADQMLDLGFIHDLRKISKLVPKNRQTLLFSATMPKLIAELAGEYLTDPVKVQVTPPGKAADKVEQYVHFVPGKDLKTTILKKTLTDNPDGLSLIFSRTKHGAEKLMKHLDHVGFKAASIHGNKSQGQRERALKSFRDGEIRVLVATDVAARGIDIPGVTHVYNYDLPEVPDAYVHRIGRTARAGRDGIAIAFCAPDEIRLLRDIEKLMGINIAVASGEAPADQARPSKGRGGRGNGNGNGQHRGNGGGGQRQDARPRRERPARQSALAPSSFAGDDLLRDDRPKQDRRDQRPAGQPHADGRSEGNRNHEPKKHHGRPGQKPGEWRNKGPRPEGQAGDRREGGQGGMRRGAGGGNRGQQG, from the coding sequence TTGTCCACCTTCAAAGATCTTGGTCTTTCCGAACACATTCTGGAGACCCTGTCCGCCAACGGCTTCGAAAAGCCGACGCCGATCCAGGCGCAGGCCATTCCGCTGGTGTTGAAGGGCCACGACCTCATCGGTCTCGCCCAGACCGGAACCGGCAAGACGGCCGCCTTCGGCCTGCCGATGATCGAAAAGCTCGTTGCCGACGGCAAGCGCCCCGACCCGCGCAACATCCGCGCCCTGGTGCTGGCGCCGACCCGCGAACTGGTCAACCAGATCGCAGCCAACCTCAAGCTGTTCGTCAAGAAGTCCCCGCTGAAGATCGGCGTTGTCGTCGGCGGCGTCTCGATCAACAAGCAGACCGAACAGCTCGCCCGCGGCGTCGACATCCTGGTCGCAACGCCGGGCCGCCTGCTCGACCTCATCAACCGCAAGGCCGTGACGCTGACCCAGGGTCGCTACCTCGTGCTCGACGAAGCCGACCAGATGCTCGATCTCGGCTTCATCCATGACCTGCGCAAGATTTCGAAGCTCGTGCCGAAGAACCGCCAGACGCTGCTGTTCTCGGCGACGATGCCGAAGCTGATCGCTGAACTCGCCGGCGAATATCTGACCGACCCGGTCAAGGTTCAGGTGACGCCTCCGGGCAAGGCCGCCGACAAGGTCGAACAGTATGTTCATTTCGTCCCCGGCAAGGACCTGAAGACGACCATCCTCAAGAAGACCCTGACCGACAATCCGGATGGCCTGTCGCTGATCTTCAGCCGTACCAAGCATGGCGCCGAGAAGCTGATGAAGCATCTCGACCACGTCGGCTTCAAGGCCGCCTCGATCCATGGCAACAAGAGCCAGGGCCAGCGTGAGCGTGCGCTCAAGTCCTTCCGTGACGGTGAGATCCGCGTGCTCGTGGCAACCGACGTCGCTGCCCGCGGCATCGACATCCCCGGCGTCACCCACGTCTACAACTACGACCTGCCGGAAGTTCCCGATGCCTACGTTCACCGCATCGGCCGTACTGCCCGCGCCGGCCGCGACGGCATCGCGATCGCTTTCTGCGCACCGGACGAAATCCGCCTGCTTCGCGACATCGAGAAGCTGATGGGCATCAACATCGCGGTTGCCAGCGGCGAAGCGCCTGCCGACCAGGCCCGTCCGTCCAAGGGACGCGGCGGTCGCGGCAACGGCAATGGCAACGGCCAGCACCGCGGCAATGGCGGCGGCGGCCAGCGTCAGGACGCCCGCCCGCGCCGCGAACGCCCGGCTCGCCAGTCGGCACTGGCTCCAAGCAGCTTTGCCGGTGACGATCTTCTGCGCGACGACCGCCCGAAGCAGGACCGCCGCGATCAGCGTCCGGCTGGCCAGCCCCACGCCGACGGCCGTTCGGAAGGCAACCGCAACCACGAACCCAAGAAGCACCACGGTCGTCCCGGCCAGAAGCCGGGCGAATGGCGCAACAAGGGCCCGCGCCCTGAAGGCCAGGCCGGCGACCGCCGCGAAGGCGGCCAGGGCGGCATGCGTCGTGGCGCCGGTGGCGGCAACCGCGGCCAGCAGGGCTGA